In one window of Rhodoglobus vestalii DNA:
- a CDS encoding AI-2E family transporter — protein MKILNPFRLGLLGGLGVLVAVGIGQTIISLAVVLTYVGAAIFLALGLDPLVSWLESKKFPRWTAILTVLVGVLGVFAGLVFAIIPVLAEQIRTAARAIPRLVTGFFDGTIRESVETAFPWLDVEELLDGFTTWVTELDFTSIGGGVFAVGIGIATGITGAIIVLILTIYFVSSLNSIKSGFYRLVPATKRAKFIDLAEQVSTAVGRYVIGQASLALVNGVLSFIVLTWIFPAFGLPVKYSALLAFIAFVGSLIPLVGTLSGSIVITLLVLLFNGPPSVIAVAIYYLVYMQLEAYLLNPRIMSKAVKVPGAVVVIAVLAGGTLLGPLGALIAIPVAAAILLIVQQVIVPRQANL, from the coding sequence ATGAAGATTCTCAACCCCTTCCGCCTCGGGCTTTTGGGTGGGCTCGGAGTGCTCGTTGCGGTGGGAATCGGCCAGACGATTATCTCCCTAGCGGTAGTCCTCACCTACGTCGGAGCCGCAATCTTCTTAGCGCTGGGGCTCGATCCGCTCGTTTCCTGGCTGGAGAGCAAGAAGTTTCCCCGATGGACCGCGATCCTCACGGTGCTCGTCGGAGTGCTCGGCGTCTTTGCTGGACTCGTCTTCGCGATCATCCCGGTGCTCGCCGAGCAAATACGCACTGCGGCCCGAGCAATTCCGCGACTAGTCACGGGCTTTTTCGACGGAACGATTCGCGAAAGCGTAGAAACTGCATTTCCTTGGCTAGATGTCGAAGAGCTGCTTGACGGGTTCACCACCTGGGTAACCGAACTCGATTTCACCAGTATCGGCGGAGGCGTTTTCGCTGTGGGTATCGGAATCGCTACCGGAATTACCGGCGCCATCATCGTGCTGATTCTTACGATCTACTTCGTGTCGTCGCTCAACAGCATCAAGTCGGGATTTTACAGGCTGGTTCCCGCTACCAAACGTGCGAAGTTCATCGATCTCGCTGAGCAGGTCAGCACCGCAGTTGGCCGGTATGTCATCGGTCAAGCTTCGCTCGCCCTCGTGAATGGCGTGCTCTCCTTCATTGTGCTCACCTGGATTTTCCCTGCCTTTGGGCTGCCGGTGAAGTATTCGGCCCTGCTCGCATTCATCGCGTTCGTGGGTTCGCTCATCCCCCTCGTAGGAACACTCAGCGGTTCCATCGTCATCACTCTGCTTGTTCTGCTGTTCAACGGACCACCAAGCGTCATCGCGGTTGCGATCTACTACCTCGTTTACATGCAGCTTGAGGCGTACCTGCTCAATCCACGAATAATGAGCAAAGCGGTGAAGGTACCCGGTGCCGTCGTCGTGATTGCCGTTCTTGCTGGGGGAACACTGCTGGGACCGTTGGGCGCGCTAATCGCCATCCCTGTGGCGGCCGCGATCCTGCTCATCGTGCAGCAGGTAATCGTTCCGCGCCAAGCGAACCTCTAG
- a CDS encoding tetratricopeptide repeat protein — protein sequence MTNAPLNAASLRGAVDLSSLVRQHNAPAVAPADGETQRSGGFATNANDASFSQVLELSNTVPVIVEFFGQGIEPTLEPTIAAYAGKFALVTVDATSNPQLVQAFQVQQVPTVAAVVGGRPVQLFSGVIPENELKEVLDQVLQLAAQNNVTGTVPAGEASDEDPQEPEEVPLPPLHQEALDAIAAGDFSTAIAKYEAAIAQNPRDQDAVAGLAQVSLLARLENTTAQAVYSAAAQDLTDVGAQMAVADLDVSGGHLGDAFARLLELYPSADTDGKNAIRTRMLEFFEIAGADDPRVTDARRRLTLLLY from the coding sequence TTGACTAACGCCCCCTTAAACGCCGCTAGTTTGCGCGGTGCCGTTGACCTCTCGTCGCTGGTTCGCCAGCACAATGCGCCTGCCGTGGCCCCGGCTGATGGCGAAACTCAACGGTCAGGTGGTTTCGCGACCAATGCGAATGACGCATCTTTCAGTCAGGTGCTTGAGCTGTCGAACACTGTTCCCGTGATTGTAGAGTTTTTTGGCCAGGGAATTGAGCCCACGCTTGAACCGACGATCGCTGCCTATGCAGGAAAATTCGCTCTCGTAACGGTTGATGCAACAAGCAACCCTCAATTGGTGCAGGCTTTCCAAGTGCAGCAGGTTCCGACCGTTGCGGCGGTGGTCGGCGGGCGTCCCGTGCAGCTTTTCTCCGGAGTTATACCGGAGAACGAGCTCAAGGAGGTTCTCGATCAGGTGTTACAGCTGGCCGCGCAAAACAACGTGACCGGAACCGTGCCGGCGGGCGAAGCATCTGACGAAGATCCCCAAGAACCTGAAGAAGTGCCGCTGCCACCATTGCATCAAGAGGCCTTGGACGCGATAGCGGCGGGCGATTTTTCAACCGCGATTGCTAAATACGAAGCTGCGATCGCTCAAAACCCTCGAGACCAGGATGCAGTAGCCGGGCTAGCGCAGGTTTCACTTCTTGCGCGCCTCGAAAACACGACTGCCCAAGCGGTGTATAGCGCCGCGGCACAAGATCTGACCGATGTCGGTGCACAAATGGCCGTCGCTGACCTTGACGTGTCTGGTGGCCACCTCGGTGATGCCTTTGCGCGCCTTCTTGAGCTTTATCCCTCCGCTGACACCGATGGCAAAAACGCGATTCGCACACGCATGCTCGAATTCTTTGAAATCGCCGGTGCTGACGATCCTCGGGTCACTGACGCCCGTCGTCGATTGACCCTGCTGCTCTACTAG
- the ybaK gene encoding Cys-tRNA(Pro) deacylase has product MALGTPATVTLDTLGISFTAHPYSHNPAAGEFGLEAATELGISAERVFKTLMAVVDDQLVVAVVPVSRMLDLKALALAVHGRKAGMADPVVAQRRTGYVVGGISPVGQKTAHRTVIDETIELFDTVFVSGGKRGFDIELTPNDLVRATGATLAAIARNRARSSRAAGSIDDGRQ; this is encoded by the coding sequence ATGGCACTCGGCACCCCCGCCACAGTTACGCTCGACACTCTCGGAATTTCGTTCACCGCGCATCCCTACTCCCACAACCCGGCGGCTGGAGAGTTTGGTCTTGAGGCGGCCACAGAACTGGGAATCAGCGCCGAACGAGTATTCAAGACGCTGATGGCGGTCGTGGATGATCAACTCGTCGTTGCCGTTGTTCCCGTCTCGAGAATGCTCGACCTCAAGGCACTGGCCCTAGCGGTTCACGGCAGGAAAGCGGGTATGGCCGACCCCGTCGTGGCCCAACGCCGCACCGGCTACGTTGTCGGCGGCATCAGCCCAGTCGGCCAGAAAACGGCTCACCGCACGGTGATCGACGAAACAATCGAGCTGTTCGACACGGTTTTTGTCAGCGGCGGAAAGCGCGGATTTGATATCGAACTCACTCCCAACGACCTCGTGCGAGCAACGGGTGCAACACTGGCAGCAATCGCGCGCAACCGCGCACGCTCTAGTAGAGCAGCAGGGTCAATCGACGACGGGCGTCAGTGA
- a CDS encoding cysteine desulfurase family protein, giving the protein MTIYLDHAATTPMRPTVVAAFAAALPVVGNPSSIHSQGQSAKRMLEEARETVAASLGADSVEVTFTSGGTEAINLAIKGLFWARNSGLVARPRVLVARAEHHATIDAVEWMRQHEGAVLDWIPVDGFGRIDVDYVRDALADDVALVTMLWANNEVGTLQPVSEVSAIAATLGVPVHVDAVSAFGYVPVDFHAAGVAALSVSAHKIGGPVGVGALVIARSASVTPLLHGGSQQRARSGTLDAPGAVAFAAAAAEVTGDLLENSRRLSALRDSLIAGVRLAVPGAVLRGDPVDRLPGNVHFTFPGCEGDSLLFLLDVAGFSVSTGSACQAGVPEASHVLLAMGLEEPAARGAVRISLGELTTMAEIAQFVAALPRAVEQATSAGYSSRDTVLGHYPGE; this is encoded by the coding sequence GTGACAATCTATCTGGATCATGCGGCTACTACGCCGATGCGTCCGACCGTGGTTGCGGCTTTTGCGGCGGCGCTTCCTGTTGTGGGCAACCCTTCGTCCATTCATTCCCAGGGGCAGTCGGCAAAACGCATGCTTGAAGAAGCGCGTGAGACCGTTGCCGCCAGTTTGGGCGCTGACTCCGTTGAGGTCACCTTTACTTCCGGTGGAACCGAGGCGATCAACCTGGCCATCAAGGGCCTGTTTTGGGCACGAAACTCCGGGTTGGTGGCGCGCCCGCGGGTTTTGGTGGCTCGGGCTGAACATCACGCCACGATTGATGCGGTGGAGTGGATGCGCCAGCACGAGGGTGCGGTATTGGATTGGATCCCCGTCGACGGATTTGGGCGCATCGATGTTGATTATGTGCGTGATGCGCTTGCGGATGACGTCGCTCTCGTCACGATGCTGTGGGCCAATAACGAGGTGGGAACCCTGCAACCGGTTTCCGAGGTTTCGGCGATCGCGGCGACGCTCGGGGTGCCGGTGCACGTGGATGCCGTGTCGGCATTCGGTTATGTGCCGGTAGATTTTCACGCTGCGGGTGTCGCGGCGCTGAGTGTGTCGGCTCACAAGATTGGTGGTCCGGTTGGTGTCGGCGCTCTGGTGATCGCTCGTTCGGCGTCGGTGACGCCACTACTGCACGGTGGTAGCCAGCAGCGGGCACGTTCGGGAACGTTGGATGCCCCGGGGGCTGTTGCGTTTGCGGCGGCGGCAGCGGAGGTGACGGGCGATTTGCTCGAGAACTCACGCCGCTTGAGTGCGCTGCGGGATTCGCTGATAGCGGGTGTGCGTTTGGCGGTTCCTGGGGCGGTTCTCCGTGGCGATCCGGTTGACCGGCTTCCGGGGAATGTGCACTTCACGTTTCCCGGCTGTGAGGGCGATTCGCTGCTTTTCTTGCTTGATGTTGCGGGGTTCAGTGTGTCTACGGGCTCGGCGTGCCAGGCGGGAGTTCCTGAGGCAAGCCACGTGTTGCTGGCGATGGGTCTCGAGGAACCGGCCGCACGTGGTGCGGTGCGAATTTCGCTGGGGGAGTTGACGACTATGGCCGAGATCGCCCAGTTTGTTGCGGCACTGCCACGGGCCGTTGAGCAGGCTACTTCTGCAGGGTATTCGAGCCGGGATACTGTTTTGGGTCATTATCCCGGTGAATAG
- a CDS encoding ArsR/SmtB family transcription factor has product MNSDELGAWLAAVANPQRMRILAELSGGQKHVSDLARRVGMSRALLYMHLAKLEESGFVAGHHELSDDGKALKFFEVVPFCVTVTPALLARAVTQSAKELEPDVEHTGNNSHEGK; this is encoded by the coding sequence GTGAACTCTGACGAGCTCGGTGCCTGGTTGGCGGCAGTTGCCAATCCGCAGCGCATGCGAATTCTTGCGGAGCTCTCTGGCGGGCAAAAGCATGTCAGTGATCTGGCCAGACGAGTCGGCATGTCGCGCGCCCTTTTGTATATGCACCTGGCGAAGCTCGAGGAATCGGGTTTTGTCGCAGGCCATCACGAACTGAGCGACGATGGCAAAGCACTCAAGTTTTTTGAAGTTGTGCCCTTTTGTGTGACGGTTACACCAGCGTTGCTCGCCAGAGCAGTGACTCAGTCAGCGAAAGAACTCGAACCAGACGTCGAACACACCGGTAATAACTCACACGAAGGAAAATAA
- the mnmA gene encoding tRNA 2-thiouridine(34) synthase MnmA: MKVLAAMSGGVDSAVAAARAVEAGHDVVGVHLALSRQPGTLRTGARGCCTIEDSMDAQRAANMIGIPYYVWDFSERFKLDVVDDFIAEYSAGRTPNPCMRCNERIKFAALLEKAVALGFDAVATGHYATIREDANGNRELHRAAAWAKDQSYVLGVLTTEQLAHSMFPLGPTPSKDEIRAEAAERGFSVANKPDSHDICFIPDGNTRGWLADKVGAEQGEILNRSGEVLGKHEGALAFTIGQRKGLNVGYPTDDGKPRFVLEIRPKTNEVVVGPREALALAEIAGTTFSWAGLDPLASGFITEPGESFDCHVQVRAHSDPMPAVARVDATAVDAEGLQVGPELVVTPHEPLNGVSPGQTAVLYVGTRVLGQCTIARTVSAVPAAV; encoded by the coding sequence ATGAAGGTTTTGGCGGCGATGAGTGGCGGAGTGGACTCCGCGGTTGCTGCAGCCCGTGCAGTTGAGGCGGGGCACGACGTTGTGGGAGTGCATCTGGCGCTCAGTCGTCAGCCCGGCACCCTGCGCACGGGAGCTCGGGGTTGTTGCACCATTGAGGATTCGATGGATGCGCAGCGGGCGGCCAACATGATTGGCATCCCCTACTACGTGTGGGATTTTTCCGAGCGATTCAAGCTCGATGTTGTGGATGATTTCATTGCCGAGTATTCGGCTGGCCGCACCCCCAACCCGTGTATGCGATGTAACGAGCGGATCAAGTTCGCGGCTCTGCTCGAAAAAGCCGTCGCGCTAGGTTTCGACGCGGTCGCCACCGGCCATTACGCCACCATCCGTGAAGACGCGAACGGTAATCGCGAGCTTCACCGCGCCGCAGCGTGGGCGAAAGACCAGTCCTATGTGCTTGGCGTGCTCACGACAGAACAGTTGGCGCACAGCATGTTTCCGCTCGGTCCAACGCCGTCAAAAGACGAGATTCGTGCCGAGGCTGCCGAGCGTGGTTTTTCGGTGGCGAATAAGCCCGATTCGCACGACATTTGTTTCATCCCGGATGGCAATACTCGGGGGTGGCTTGCCGACAAGGTCGGCGCCGAGCAGGGCGAGATCCTCAACCGCTCTGGCGAAGTGCTGGGTAAGCATGAGGGTGCACTTGCGTTTACGATCGGTCAGCGCAAAGGCTTGAACGTCGGATACCCCACCGATGACGGCAAACCCCGTTTTGTTTTAGAGATCCGACCCAAGACCAACGAGGTCGTTGTTGGGCCACGGGAGGCGCTCGCACTGGCAGAAATTGCGGGAACCACGTTCTCGTGGGCCGGCCTCGACCCCCTCGCGTCTGGTTTCATCACCGAGCCGGGTGAGAGCTTTGACTGTCACGTTCAGGTGCGCGCGCACTCCGACCCGATGCCCGCAGTGGCTCGAGTGGATGCCACCGCCGTGGACGCTGAGGGTTTACAAGTTGGTCCAGAGCTTGTCGTGACACCTCACGAGCCGCTCAATGGCGTGTCGCCCGGCCAAACTGCGGTGCTTTACGTTGGCACCAGGGTTCTCGGCCAGTGCACGATTGCGCGAACAGTGTCTGCGGTCCCGGCTGCCGTTTAG
- the ligA gene encoding NAD-dependent DNA ligase LigA has translation MANNSDSPGSASDSDEQVAETTDPTVAAARDEVSQLTTRILELRDAYYGRDEVLVDDAEYDRLITRLEQLELQHPKLQSQDSPTLRVGGSAPALFDPVEHAARMLSLDNVFSLEEFAEWAAKVQRDSARHIDFLCELKIDGLAINLRYIEGVLVSAATRGDGRVGEDVTENVVRVEGIPHQLEGTGHPSIVEVRGEVFIPLELFRELNAEQTRIGEKVFANPRNAAAGSLRQKAEGKSEEKLTHMRRRLSSLRMLVHGIGAWDGTREGYEPIRSQSDIYGQLAEWGLPTSTHFAVVDSGDKAADFIRHYGEHRDSVEHEIDGIVIKVDELALHDELGATSRAPRWAIAYKYPPEQVNTKLLNIVVGIGRTGRATPYAVMEPAHVAGSTVRQATLHNQEVVKRKGILIGDTVVLRKAGDVIPEILGPVVELRDGTEYAFEMPKNCPECGTLLRPMKEGDIDLRCPNTRSCPAQVRGRVEHVGSRGGLDIEVLGEVVARALTQPRYPEVPPLVGEAALFDLTVKDIFPIVVAVRDSETGEVVTNDDGTERLITPFRRARKTSGTSADPAFDRDAAEFAGNEDAVPSSNALKLIANLQEAKTKPLWRLLVSLSIRHVGPVAARALADYFGSLAAIRSATREQLAAVDGVGQIIADSVADWFEVDWHQEIVVRWQSSGVQFSTPGHPGPGAAQSNDGLLAGLTIVATGSLDGFTREGAQEAIIAAGAKAASSVSKKTDYVAAGPGAGSKLTKAEELGITILDAAQFARLLSEGPSALWE, from the coding sequence GTGGCCAACAACTCCGATTCACCCGGTTCAGCAAGTGACTCCGACGAGCAGGTTGCCGAGACTACCGATCCAACTGTTGCCGCGGCACGCGACGAGGTTTCGCAGCTCACGACACGCATTCTTGAGCTCCGCGATGCCTACTATGGGCGAGATGAGGTCCTTGTTGACGACGCCGAATACGATCGGCTGATCACGCGGCTGGAGCAGCTGGAGCTTCAGCATCCAAAGTTGCAGAGCCAAGACAGTCCCACTCTTCGTGTGGGGGGGAGCGCCCCCGCGCTTTTTGATCCGGTCGAGCATGCGGCGCGCATGCTCAGCCTCGACAATGTGTTCTCGCTTGAGGAGTTTGCCGAGTGGGCGGCGAAGGTGCAGCGTGACTCCGCCCGCCACATCGATTTTCTGTGCGAACTCAAAATTGATGGCCTGGCAATCAACCTGCGTTATATCGAGGGCGTGCTGGTTAGCGCCGCTACTCGCGGTGACGGTCGAGTCGGCGAAGATGTTACCGAAAACGTTGTGCGGGTCGAGGGCATCCCCCATCAGCTTGAGGGAACCGGGCATCCATCGATCGTCGAAGTTCGCGGTGAGGTGTTCATTCCGCTCGAACTGTTCCGCGAACTCAACGCCGAGCAGACCCGCATCGGGGAGAAAGTTTTTGCGAATCCACGTAATGCCGCCGCAGGCTCCCTGCGCCAAAAAGCCGAGGGTAAGTCAGAAGAAAAACTGACCCATATGCGCCGTCGTTTGTCGTCATTGCGCATGCTCGTCCACGGTATTGGCGCGTGGGATGGCACGCGCGAAGGCTATGAGCCGATCCGCAGCCAGAGTGACATCTACGGCCAGCTAGCCGAGTGGGGGCTCCCCACGAGCACTCACTTCGCTGTCGTGGATTCTGGCGATAAGGCTGCTGATTTTATCCGGCACTATGGAGAGCACCGCGATAGCGTCGAGCACGAGATCGATGGCATCGTTATCAAAGTTGATGAGCTGGCGCTTCATGATGAGCTCGGTGCCACGTCGCGCGCACCACGCTGGGCGATCGCCTACAAATACCCACCAGAGCAGGTCAATACAAAGCTCCTCAATATTGTGGTGGGCATCGGGCGCACAGGGCGAGCAACCCCCTATGCGGTCATGGAACCAGCACACGTTGCTGGATCCACGGTGCGCCAAGCGACTCTGCACAATCAGGAGGTCGTCAAGCGAAAGGGGATCTTGATCGGTGACACGGTGGTGCTGCGCAAGGCGGGCGATGTGATTCCCGAAATTCTTGGCCCAGTCGTAGAGCTGCGCGATGGCACCGAATATGCCTTTGAGATGCCGAAAAATTGTCCGGAGTGCGGCACACTTCTGCGTCCGATGAAAGAGGGTGACATTGATTTACGGTGCCCGAACACACGAAGTTGTCCGGCACAGGTGCGCGGACGAGTCGAGCACGTCGGCAGCCGAGGGGGGCTCGATATTGAGGTGCTTGGCGAGGTCGTGGCGCGGGCACTGACGCAGCCCCGGTACCCAGAAGTTCCTCCGCTGGTTGGCGAAGCGGCGCTTTTCGATCTCACTGTGAAGGATATTTTTCCGATCGTTGTCGCAGTCCGCGACTCTGAGACCGGCGAAGTTGTGACCAACGACGATGGCACCGAGCGCCTCATCACACCGTTTCGACGCGCGCGCAAAACTAGTGGAACCAGTGCGGATCCAGCTTTCGATCGCGATGCTGCGGAGTTCGCTGGCAACGAGGACGCAGTGCCGTCGAGTAACGCGCTGAAGCTCATCGCGAACCTGCAGGAGGCGAAAACTAAGCCGCTCTGGCGCTTACTGGTGAGCCTGAGCATCCGCCACGTTGGACCGGTCGCAGCACGAGCCCTTGCCGACTACTTCGGTTCACTTGCGGCCATTCGCTCGGCCACTCGCGAGCAGCTTGCGGCCGTCGATGGGGTGGGCCAGATCATCGCAGACTCAGTCGCCGACTGGTTCGAGGTTGATTGGCATCAGGAGATTGTTGTGCGCTGGCAGTCGTCGGGGGTGCAGTTCTCGACTCCTGGTCATCCCGGACCGGGAGCAGCGCAGTCAAACGACGGTCTTCTTGCTGGCCTGACGATCGTGGCAACGGGCAGTCTCGACGGCTTCACTCGGGAGGGTGCACAGGAGGCAATTATTGCTGCCGGTGCGAAAGCAGCGTCGAGTGTGAGCAAAAAGACCGACTATGTTGCTGCGGGCCCGGGAGCGGGGTCCAAACTTACGAAAGCTGAAGAATTGGGGATCACTATTCTCGATGCGGCACAATTTGCACGCCTCCTGAGTGAGGGCCCTTCAGCCTTGTGGGAATAG
- a CDS encoding alpha/beta hydrolase: MLSKIALVLATSLVGLPVTGVAIMPEISFRSAVTIEAPPAFLAPGSGGRAGMFSITSAETASSGAQTLSTLAKIPARSVAQYFASRPSAVDQLLAQPPPAQEVALWWGDLDADSQTALEIASPRLVGNLEGVPYAIRDTSNRTLLDQRISQLTALNYSDTGRAVQHTAHQQLSMLSSIAGALDSAPTDPKRTLVTLDVSGQGRAAIVLGDVTDADYVSFLVPGMFFTIENQMSYWVDAAKELYSQQQMWLDHFESKSAFIHNESVATVAWIGYDTPNLTNVGAIDNADQGRDSLAAAILGLQAQRGEDQPYIAIVAHSYGSTAAMMALSEYSFEVDALAMVGSPGSAATSVDDLNVRDNNVFVGEAAWDPIPNSSYFGPDPGSSHFGAKSLGVGGGFDVIMKQELTESVGHNQYFTPGSEAMRNFALICIDRSDLVIPEDEPSVHRTLARAP; encoded by the coding sequence TTGCTGTCAAAAATCGCACTTGTTCTCGCTACCTCGCTTGTCGGCTTACCCGTCACCGGGGTTGCCATCATGCCCGAAATTTCTTTTCGCTCCGCAGTCACGATCGAAGCACCCCCCGCTTTTCTTGCACCAGGTAGTGGTGGGCGCGCCGGCATGTTCAGCATCACCAGCGCGGAAACGGCGTCGTCCGGGGCTCAAACATTGTCGACACTCGCAAAAATTCCCGCTCGAAGTGTGGCCCAGTACTTTGCATCGCGTCCGAGCGCTGTCGACCAACTGTTAGCGCAGCCACCGCCGGCACAGGAAGTTGCGCTGTGGTGGGGAGATTTGGATGCCGACAGCCAAACCGCGCTAGAAATTGCCTCTCCCAGGCTGGTGGGCAACCTCGAAGGTGTGCCGTATGCAATTCGCGATACGAGCAACCGCACCCTGCTCGACCAGAGGATATCGCAACTCACCGCGCTCAATTATTCTGACACGGGCCGCGCAGTGCAGCACACCGCGCATCAACAGCTCAGCATGCTTTCTTCTATCGCTGGCGCCCTCGATTCGGCCCCTACTGACCCGAAACGCACCCTGGTAACACTGGATGTTTCCGGCCAGGGCCGAGCGGCAATTGTTCTTGGGGACGTCACCGATGCCGACTACGTCAGCTTTCTTGTGCCTGGCATGTTTTTCACGATCGAGAATCAGATGTCCTACTGGGTCGATGCCGCGAAAGAGCTCTACAGCCAGCAACAAATGTGGCTTGACCACTTTGAGTCGAAGTCTGCGTTCATCCATAACGAGTCGGTCGCGACGGTGGCGTGGATCGGTTATGACACCCCCAACCTGACCAATGTTGGAGCGATCGATAACGCGGATCAGGGGCGAGATTCGCTGGCGGCTGCGATCCTCGGACTGCAGGCGCAGCGCGGCGAAGATCAGCCCTATATTGCTATCGTGGCACACTCCTACGGCTCGACCGCCGCGATGATGGCGCTATCTGAGTACAGCTTCGAAGTCGATGCGCTGGCAATGGTCGGCTCACCGGGAAGTGCAGCCACGTCAGTAGACGATCTCAATGTGCGCGACAACAACGTCTTTGTCGGCGAAGCTGCCTGGGATCCAATCCCCAACAGTTCGTACTTTGGTCCCGACCCTGGGTCTTCCCATTTCGGGGCGAAGTCGTTGGGCGTTGGTGGCGGATTTGATGTCATTATGAAACAGGAGCTGACCGAATCTGTTGGTCATAACCAGTACTTCACCCCGGGCAGCGAAGCGATGCGCAATTTCGCACTGATCTGTATCGATCGCAGCGATCTGGTGATACCCGAGGATGAGCCAAGTGTTCACCGTACGCTGGCGCGAGCGCCTTAG
- the gatC gene encoding Asp-tRNA(Asn)/Glu-tRNA(Gln) amidotransferase subunit GatC produces MTDTTPGAITSEVVTHLASLARIALTADEIVKLTGELGAIVDSVAKVSEVATDEVPATSHPIPLSNVFRPDVPGVTLTTEQALAGAPEHDGSRFAVSAILGEEQ; encoded by the coding sequence ATGACTGACACCACTCCCGGTGCGATCACTAGCGAAGTAGTTACACACTTAGCCTCGCTTGCTCGCATCGCTCTTACCGCCGACGAAATCGTGAAGCTGACCGGCGAACTCGGTGCGATCGTCGACTCTGTCGCCAAGGTGAGCGAAGTCGCTACCGACGAGGTGCCGGCGACGAGCCACCCGATCCCGCTCAGTAACGTGTTTCGGCCCGATGTGCCCGGAGTCACTCTCACCACCGAGCAGGCATTGGCCGGAGCACCCGAGCACGACGGTTCACGTTTTGCGGTTAGCGCGATTCTGGGAGAAGAGCAGTAA
- the gatA gene encoding Asp-tRNA(Asn)/Glu-tRNA(Gln) amidotransferase subunit GatA, with translation MNELTRMSASELAGHLSLGDVSSVEATQAHLDRISAVDGQVHAFLHVSADAIAQAQRIDERRAAGEQLGALAGVPVAVKDVLCTIDMPTTAGSKILEGWIPPYDATPVAKLRAAGLVPLGKTNMDEFAMGSSTEYSAYGPTKNPWDLGRIPGGSGGGSAAAVAAFEAPLALGSDTGGSIRQPASVTGSVGVKPTYGGVSRYGAIALASSLDQVGPVSRTVLDAALLHDVIGGHDPRDSTSLTEPWPSFAAAARLGAGAESLKGTRIGVIKQLDSPGFQAGVSQRFHEALQLLTDFGAEIVEVDAPHFEYAVAAYYLILPAEASSNLAKFDSVRFGLRVTPEGGGTVEDVMAATREAGFGPEVKRRIILGTYALSAGYYDAYYGSAQKVRTLIQRDFAAAFEKADVLVSPSAPTTAFKFGEKLEDPMAMYLNDVTTIPANLAGVPGIGLPMGLAPEDGLPTGFQIMAPARADARLYEVGATLERLLEQKWGYTLPSQAPSLG, from the coding sequence ATGAACGAACTCACCCGCATGTCGGCATCAGAGTTGGCGGGTCATCTCAGTTTGGGTGACGTGTCATCTGTTGAGGCCACTCAGGCGCACCTCGACCGAATTTCGGCTGTTGATGGTCAGGTTCACGCGTTCCTTCACGTGTCGGCGGATGCCATTGCTCAGGCACAGCGCATCGACGAGCGTCGGGCAGCGGGGGAGCAGCTTGGTGCCCTCGCCGGAGTTCCCGTGGCCGTCAAAGACGTGTTGTGCACGATCGATATGCCAACGACTGCTGGTTCAAAAATTCTTGAAGGGTGGATCCCGCCCTACGACGCAACACCGGTGGCGAAACTGCGTGCTGCCGGTCTGGTTCCGCTGGGCAAGACGAACATGGACGAGTTCGCCATGGGCTCGTCAACCGAGTACTCTGCTTACGGACCGACCAAGAACCCGTGGGATCTTGGCCGCATTCCTGGCGGCTCTGGCGGCGGTTCGGCTGCAGCCGTTGCCGCGTTTGAAGCCCCGCTCGCTTTGGGGTCTGACACCGGTGGATCAATCCGCCAGCCGGCATCCGTTACCGGTTCGGTCGGGGTAAAGCCCACGTACGGTGGCGTTTCCCGCTATGGTGCGATCGCTCTGGCATCGTCACTCGACCAGGTGGGTCCGGTCTCTCGTACCGTTCTCGATGCAGCTCTTCTGCACGACGTGATCGGGGGGCATGACCCCCGGGATTCGACTTCGCTCACTGAACCGTGGCCATCTTTTGCTGCCGCCGCGCGTTTGGGTGCGGGTGCTGAGAGCCTCAAGGGCACGCGCATCGGTGTTATCAAGCAGCTCGACAGCCCGGGTTTTCAGGCCGGGGTCTCGCAGCGTTTTCACGAGGCGCTGCAGTTGCTGACCGACTTCGGTGCTGAGATCGTTGAGGTGGATGCTCCGCACTTCGAATATGCGGTCGCCGCGTATTACCTCATCCTTCCCGCCGAAGCCTCGAGTAATCTTGCGAAGTTCGACTCGGTGCGGTTTGGATTGCGGGTGACCCCCGAGGGCGGCGGGACTGTCGAAGATGTCATGGCGGCAACCCGCGAGGCCGGTTTCGGCCCCGAGGTGAAGCGACGCATCATTTTGGGTACCTATGCGCTGAGCGCTGGCTACTATGACGCCTACTACGGCAGCGCCCAGAAAGTGCGCACGCTCATTCAGCGTGACTTTGCGGCGGCGTTCGAAAAGGCAGATGTGCTGGTTTCGCCCTCGGCGCCAACTACGGCGTTTAAGTTTGGTGAGAAGCTCGAAGATCCGATGGCGATGTACCTCAACGACGTCACCACTATTCCGGCGAACCTCGCGGGTGTGCCCGGCATTGGCCTTCCGATGGGGCTTGCACCCGAGGACGGTCTGCCGACGGGTTTCCAAATCATGGCGCCGGCGCGCGCTGATGCTCGACTCTACGAAGTAGGTGCCACGCTGGAGCGTCTGCTTGAGCAAAAGTGGGGGTACACGCTGCCCAGCCAGGCGCCATCGCTGGGCTGA